The Vicia villosa cultivar HV-30 ecotype Madison, WI linkage group LG1, Vvil1.0, whole genome shotgun sequence genome includes a region encoding these proteins:
- the LOC131624353 gene encoding B-box domain protein 30-like, whose amino-acid sequence MMKKKCELCKSPAKLFCESDQASLCWECDTRVHTANFIVTKHQRFLLCHICQSLTAWHGTGPKFVPTMSLCDYCVSLTNNNNDHRDDDNDDNDDDDDDEDTDEDDDDEENQVVPWKSTPPPPVSSCSSNSATTY is encoded by the coding sequence ATGATGAAGAAAAAATGTGAACTCTGCAAAAGTCCAGCAAAGTTGTTCTGTGAATCAGATCAAGCAAGTCTTTGTTGGGAATGTGATACTAGGGTTCACACTGCAAATTTCATAGTCACAAAACATCAAAGGTTTCTTCTTTGTCATATTTGTCAATCCTTAACTGCTTGGCATGGAACTGGACCCAAGTTTGTTCCAACCATGTCTCTTTGTGACTATTGTGTTTCTCTTACCAACAATAACAATGATCATCGAGACGACGACAACGACGACAACGATGACGACGACGACGACGAAGATaccgatgaagatgatgatgatgaagaaaatCAAGTTGTTCCATGGAAATCTACACCTCCTCCACCAGTTTCTTCTTGTTCTTCAAATAGTGCAACTACATATTaa